A single region of the Marinobacter nanhaiticus D15-8W genome encodes:
- the parE gene encoding DNA topoisomerase IV subunit B, translated as MSQKQYNADAIEVLSGLDPVRKRPGMYTDTSRPNHLAQEVIDNSVDEALAGHAHRIDVVLYKDGSLSVEDDGRGMPVDIHREHGVPGVELILTRLHAGGKFSQGNYNFSGGLHGVGVSVVNALSTHLEVAIKRDGQLHRMTFADGEKKTDLEVVDTVGKRNTGTRLTFTPDEKYFDSPKFSVSRLRHNLRAKAVLCPGLTITFQQEATGEKDEWFYEDGLRDYLRSALADIELIPAEPFVGRMAGNTEEVDWAIQWLPEDGEAVMESYVNLIPTAQGGTHVNGLRTGLLEAMREFCEFRNLLPRGVRLSPEDIWDRCSYVLSFKMQDPQFSGQTKERLSSREAAAFVSGVVKDAFSLWLNQHTDIAEALAELFISNAQRRLKASRKVARKKVTQGPALPGKLADCSGADANRSELFLVEGDSAGGSAKQAREREFQAVMPLRGKILNTWEVDSGEILASQEVHDIAVAIGVDPGSDKLEGLRYNKICILADADSDGLHIATLLCALFVKHFRPLVAAGHVFVAMPPLYRVDLGKETFYALDEHEKQGILDRIEAEKRRGKVSVTRFKGLGEMNPLQLRETTMAPDTRRLVMLTLEDNDGTDERMDMLLGKKRASDRRSWLETYGNMADVPV; from the coding sequence ATGAGCCAGAAACAATATAACGCCGACGCCATTGAAGTCCTCAGCGGTCTGGATCCCGTGCGCAAGCGCCCGGGCATGTATACCGATACGTCGCGGCCCAACCATCTGGCTCAGGAAGTGATCGATAACAGTGTGGATGAGGCCCTGGCGGGCCACGCCCACCGTATCGACGTGGTCCTGTACAAGGACGGGTCGCTGTCGGTTGAGGATGACGGTCGGGGCATGCCCGTCGATATTCATCGCGAGCACGGGGTGCCGGGCGTCGAGCTGATCCTGACCCGCCTGCATGCCGGCGGCAAGTTCTCCCAGGGTAACTACAATTTCTCCGGCGGTTTGCATGGGGTGGGGGTCTCGGTCGTCAACGCCCTGTCAACGCACCTGGAAGTCGCCATCAAGCGTGATGGCCAGCTTCACCGGATGACGTTTGCCGACGGTGAGAAGAAGACCGACCTGGAAGTGGTCGATACCGTAGGCAAACGCAATACGGGGACTCGCCTCACGTTCACGCCCGACGAGAAGTATTTCGATAGTCCCAAGTTCTCCGTCAGTCGTCTGCGCCACAACTTGCGCGCCAAGGCGGTCCTGTGCCCGGGGTTGACCATCACCTTCCAGCAGGAAGCCACCGGCGAAAAGGACGAGTGGTTTTACGAAGATGGCCTGCGGGATTATCTGCGTTCTGCGCTCGCCGATATCGAGCTGATTCCCGCCGAGCCGTTCGTTGGACGTATGGCTGGCAACACCGAAGAAGTAGATTGGGCTATCCAGTGGCTGCCGGAAGACGGCGAGGCGGTGATGGAGAGCTACGTCAACCTGATCCCGACCGCTCAGGGCGGTACCCACGTCAACGGTTTGCGCACCGGTTTGCTGGAAGCCATGCGGGAATTCTGCGAGTTCCGTAATCTGTTGCCGCGCGGTGTAAGGCTCTCTCCAGAGGATATCTGGGACCGGTGTTCGTACGTGCTTTCATTCAAGATGCAGGACCCGCAATTCTCCGGCCAGACCAAGGAACGTCTGTCATCCCGTGAAGCGGCAGCGTTCGTTTCCGGCGTGGTGAAAGATGCCTTCAGCCTTTGGCTCAACCAGCACACCGATATCGCCGAAGCCCTCGCAGAGCTGTTTATCAGCAATGCTCAGCGTCGTCTGAAGGCCAGCCGCAAGGTGGCCCGGAAGAAGGTCACTCAGGGGCCAGCCTTGCCCGGTAAGCTGGCGGATTGCTCGGGTGCGGACGCGAACCGGTCGGAGCTGTTCCTGGTGGAAGGGGATTCCGCTGGCGGCTCGGCAAAACAGGCGAGGGAACGTGAATTTCAGGCGGTCATGCCGCTGCGGGGTAAGATCCTCAATACCTGGGAGGTCGATTCGGGTGAGATCCTGGCATCCCAGGAAGTGCATGACATCGCCGTAGCCATCGGCGTCGACCCTGGCTCTGACAAGCTCGAGGGACTGCGCTACAACAAGATCTGTATCCTGGCGGATGCGGACTCGGATGGGTTGCATATCGCCACGCTATTGTGCGCCCTCTTCGTCAAGCACTTCCGGCCGCTGGTTGCTGCCGGTCACGTATTCGTCGCGATGCCGCCGTTGTATCGTGTGGATCTGGGCAAGGAAACCTTCTATGCCCTGGACGAGCACGAGAAGCAGGGCATCCTGGACCGGATAGAGGCCGAAAAGCGCCGGGGCAAGGTCTCGGTCACCCGTTTCAAGGGTCTGGGTGAGATGAACCCGCTGCAGCTCCGCGAGACTACCATGGCGCCGGATACCCGTAGACTGGTGATGCTGACGCTTGAAGACAATGACGGCACCGACGAGCGCATGGATATGCTGTTGGGCAAGAAGCGCGCGTCTGATCGTCGTTCGTGGCTGGAAACCTACGGCAACATGGCGGACGTACCGGTCTAA
- a CDS encoding YceI family protein, whose translation MLKKLAISSAVSMALIAGGAQAAEGDGTYAFDKKGAHQFVMFKISHLGYSWLYGRFNEFDGQFTYNGDNPSESSVEVTIDTSSVDTNHAERDKHIRSDDFLATDEYPQATFKSKRIIVDGDDKDEAEIVGDLTLRGVTKEITLDAEMIGHGEDPWGGYRMGFEADTELRLSDWGIPTNLGPASETLEMIISIEGVRQ comes from the coding sequence ATGTTGAAGAAACTGGCAATTTCCTCTGCGGTATCCATGGCGCTTATCGCTGGTGGTGCCCAGGCGGCCGAAGGTGATGGTACTTATGCTTTCGACAAAAAAGGCGCGCATCAATTCGTCATGTTCAAGATTTCGCACCTCGGTTACAGCTGGCTGTATGGGCGCTTCAACGAATTCGATGGCCAGTTTACTTACAACGGCGATAACCCATCCGAAAGCTCGGTCGAAGTCACTATCGATACGAGCAGCGTCGACACCAACCATGCCGAGCGTGACAAGCACATTCGCAGCGATGATTTCCTGGCCACAGACGAATATCCGCAAGCGACCTTCAAGAGCAAGCGTATTATTGTCGATGGTGACGATAAGGACGAAGCCGAAATTGTCGGCGATCTGACCCTTCGCGGTGTGACCAAGGAAATTACCCTGGATGCCGAGATGATCGGTCACGGTGAGGATCCCTGGGGCGGCTACCGGATGGGTTTCGAGGCCGACACCGAGTTGCGCTTGTCGGATTGGGGTATCCCGACCAACCTGGGGCCCGCTTCCGAGACGCTCGAGATGATTATCTCCATCGAGGGCGTACGCCAGTAG
- a CDS encoding protease complex subunit PrcB family protein, producing the protein MASLTHCGLTAPGLVVVENVGQWRKLSSGLGANLPAWPDAPGRWLIVASMGQQRTGGYGLEFESVDVAGEQLTINVNVRRPAADAMVTQALTTPCMVIDLPSTGWETVTVSGEAPFPMSRQHP; encoded by the coding sequence GTGGCTTCGTTAACGCACTGTGGTCTGACGGCGCCCGGTCTAGTGGTGGTGGAGAATGTCGGTCAATGGCGAAAGCTATCCTCGGGGCTGGGCGCCAATTTACCGGCCTGGCCTGACGCCCCGGGGCGTTGGCTCATCGTGGCCAGTATGGGCCAGCAGCGTACCGGTGGGTATGGCCTTGAGTTCGAGAGCGTTGACGTGGCTGGAGAGCAATTGACGATCAACGTGAACGTCAGGCGCCCCGCCGCCGATGCAATGGTGACACAGGCACTCACAACGCCGTGCATGGTTATCGACCTGCCGTCCACCGGCTGGGAGACGGTGACGGTTTCCGGAGAAGCGCCTTTCCCAATGTCGCGCCAACACCCATGA
- a CDS encoding TRAP transporter large permease subunit: MNWRALSASGVTTLYPMHRLHGVILLALLVFTLLLGMGNSLHSRMLWIGEQTWPNYYLLNPWASEPTCNVDMDIDAAVQKRMQEYKPDPDALFSSPPDPQALRESFQKNLELCRDKYAMFAANQEQITPALTLYKTVEQGIADWLLDNIDLTKYLFLGLFGLAAMIAAFDTDHIALRLPRNRAEWKLSQGIQLLVNGLMAYSLTAYAGQLGDSRSTEALRHLEYAWTAVFVLFILINAYRLTVIPARIRPGKLAPSSLLSVPLYCQMGLIAMAYFYFVDGYSSGLAIYFGQMTNLASMFINIGLYVLVGMVLKQTRLPDLLLGVIQPFRLPAPALASLMIFATAFPTAFTGASGIFILAVGGVIYDEMRKSGAGRQLSLATTAMSGSMGVVLNPCLLIVVVAALNKEVTTDEMYGWGFWIFLMSACLFTLVVCKTQGRWKPQPEPGAFGEAGRRLVPLVPYVLVAALVIGLIWFLLGLTFNEYSAPLILPLVMLALVFLDSGKGEKAPGQSRSSVFWSRSIAAASDSAVHIGALLALIGFSVCLGGILERSEVVHAIFPEGLTNPWLVMLVIVVMLTFIGMIMDPFGAVILVSATIAQAAINLGIDPLHFWLVCLVAFELGYLSPPVALNHLLTRQVVGETEVLAAERTGSFWHRYERLLLPLVVMGSTLLIVAFVPMFFYA; this comes from the coding sequence ATGAACTGGCGTGCGCTCTCAGCCAGCGGGGTGACCACCCTGTACCCGATGCACCGGTTACACGGGGTCATCCTGCTGGCGCTGTTGGTATTCACACTCTTGCTGGGCATGGGGAACTCCCTGCATTCGCGGATGCTCTGGATCGGCGAGCAGACCTGGCCCAACTACTACCTGCTCAATCCCTGGGCCTCCGAGCCCACCTGCAATGTTGATATGGATATCGACGCTGCAGTGCAAAAGCGGATGCAGGAATACAAGCCCGATCCCGATGCGCTGTTCTCGTCGCCGCCTGACCCCCAGGCATTGCGTGAGAGCTTCCAGAAGAACCTGGAGCTGTGTCGGGACAAGTACGCCATGTTTGCGGCAAACCAGGAGCAGATCACGCCTGCGCTGACCCTATATAAGACAGTCGAGCAGGGTATTGCGGATTGGTTGCTGGATAATATCGACCTCACCAAGTACCTGTTCCTCGGCCTGTTTGGCCTGGCGGCGATGATTGCAGCGTTCGATACGGACCATATCGCCCTGCGTCTGCCGCGCAACCGGGCCGAATGGAAATTGTCCCAGGGCATCCAGTTGCTGGTAAACGGATTGATGGCGTATTCGCTGACCGCTTACGCGGGACAGTTGGGAGATTCCCGCTCGACGGAGGCGCTCCGTCATCTGGAGTATGCCTGGACGGCGGTTTTCGTCCTGTTCATTCTGATCAATGCCTACCGCCTTACGGTGATACCCGCGCGTATACGTCCCGGTAAGCTGGCGCCATCGTCGCTGCTGTCAGTGCCGCTCTACTGCCAGATGGGCCTGATAGCCATGGCCTATTTCTACTTCGTGGACGGGTATAGTTCCGGCCTGGCCATTTATTTCGGTCAGATGACCAATCTCGCTTCCATGTTCATCAATATCGGGCTGTACGTGCTGGTGGGCATGGTGTTGAAACAGACTCGCCTTCCGGACCTTCTGTTGGGGGTGATCCAGCCGTTCCGGCTGCCGGCGCCGGCACTGGCGTCGCTGATGATCTTTGCCACGGCTTTCCCTACCGCATTCACCGGGGCCTCGGGGATTTTCATCCTGGCTGTGGGCGGGGTGATCTACGACGAAATGCGCAAGTCGGGTGCGGGGCGTCAATTGTCACTCGCTACCACCGCTATGTCTGGCAGCATGGGTGTGGTACTCAATCCCTGCCTGCTGATCGTCGTCGTAGCTGCCCTGAATAAGGAAGTCACCACCGATGAGATGTACGGCTGGGGCTTCTGGATTTTCCTGATGTCCGCCTGTCTGTTCACCCTGGTCGTGTGTAAGACACAGGGCCGTTGGAAACCCCAGCCGGAGCCGGGTGCCTTCGGCGAAGCCGGCCGGCGGCTGGTTCCGCTCGTGCCCTATGTCCTCGTAGCCGCCTTGGTGATTGGCCTGATCTGGTTCCTGCTGGGACTGACGTTCAACGAGTACAGCGCACCCTTGATTCTGCCTTTGGTCATGCTGGCGCTGGTCTTTCTCGATTCGGGTAAGGGTGAGAAGGCGCCTGGGCAGAGCCGGTCTTCCGTGTTCTGGAGCCGATCCATTGCGGCGGCGAGCGACTCCGCGGTGCATATCGGTGCGCTGCTGGCTCTGATTGGCTTCTCGGTTTGCCTGGGCGGCATCCTTGAACGGTCCGAGGTGGTTCACGCCATCTTCCCCGAAGGGCTCACCAATCCCTGGCTGGTCATGCTGGTCATCGTGGTCATGCTAACCTTCATCGGCATGATTATGGACCCGTTTGGCGCGGTGATCCTGGTCTCGGCTACGATCGCCCAGGCGGCAATCAACCTCGGAATCGATCCGCTACACTTCTGGCTGGTGTGCCTGGTGGCGTTCGAACTGGGTTACCTGAGCCCGCCGGTCGCACTGAATCACCTGCTCACCCGTCAGGTCGTGGGCGAAACGGAGGTGCTCGCGGCTGAGCGCACCGGTAGCTTCTGGCACCGTTACGAGCGCCTGCTGCTGCCGCTGGTGGTGATGGGGAGCACGCTGCTGATCGTCGCCTTTGTGCCCATGTTCTTCTACGCCTGA
- a CDS encoding S8 family peptidase, translating into MSGSYSVSVPTLVLLAAVTAGCGGGGGSSGEENDSGVAPPPVLPDADLSGVIQIEARTRSDSDTATDFLFREATDNTSDPQDLPSPTLLGGYLSSQSGGYDSTYAFYADREDRFRLALESGQTVYVQAFEPGRGLLAAPEADVTLSNVDGEVGTGVLTPTTAVSIEPPSGAAKQVYTLDIESRAGSGPFRYVVSVNTASATSLSFSYPDVAFESDQAVITMASPTVVNAASAVLPAVASSRELGAGVWLVNRHSSLGTLGSTQTAKEATLDWIRQLREAPGVLAAEPNYQFRALAVSPETNPLYGRQWNYPLINLPAAWQAVGTPGQGVRVAVLDTGIFSSSPNTASDWHPDLDDGNSNGNNVALVTSYSDFVTGEADVDGEQGPDYNPANPGNRRADATSFHGTHVAGTIAALDNNHGGIGVAPEATLLPIRVLGLDGMGSLSDIIAAIDALVALDEASRPDIMNLSLGTEAASVQLESAIQRAVDAGILVVAAAGNQGTSERVYPAAFANTIAVGAVDAGRRRASYSSFGDWLDLVAPGGDASRDGNNDGQGDVIISTWGSDSGNVFTPAYAGLQGTSMAAPHVSGVLALMRQQDETLTQPAILGLIRQGALTDGLGSQAEYGAGLINALKAVNAANDGIGAFLTTSPSSLQFGGSVTTDQLAIEVVPSNDTDAVLPSVTVKEDSVPAWLDVNLSQSQGNTRFLNATINDASAARQTEMTLEYKNAAGDLRTLAIPINVQLGDQPATRNAGRHFVLLVSADEEREPLAQTTVVAQNGRYVFAFDEVPDGEYFLVAGTDMDNDGFICQSGEACAEYPTNGLPQPLVKGDAPLSGITLTTSFTRPSLESASLPRAGFRGYRLLSAEPETDLPREVSP; encoded by the coding sequence TTGTCCGGCTCTTATTCGGTTTCAGTTCCCACATTGGTCCTACTTGCTGCAGTCACGGCTGGCTGCGGTGGAGGCGGGGGGAGTAGCGGTGAAGAAAATGACAGTGGTGTCGCCCCGCCCCCGGTTCTTCCCGACGCCGACCTGAGCGGTGTCATCCAGATCGAGGCTCGCACTCGCTCCGATAGCGATACGGCGACAGATTTCCTGTTCCGGGAGGCGACGGACAATACGTCGGACCCCCAGGATCTGCCCAGCCCTACGCTGCTTGGCGGTTACTTGAGCTCGCAGTCCGGCGGGTACGATTCGACTTACGCCTTCTATGCGGACCGCGAAGATAGATTCCGCCTGGCGCTGGAAAGTGGCCAGACCGTTTATGTCCAGGCTTTTGAGCCGGGTCGGGGGCTGTTAGCGGCTCCCGAGGCGGACGTAACGCTCTCCAACGTTGACGGTGAGGTTGGTACAGGCGTTCTGACACCAACCACGGCGGTCAGCATCGAACCTCCGTCGGGTGCCGCCAAGCAGGTTTATACCCTCGATATCGAGTCGCGCGCCGGTAGCGGCCCGTTTCGCTATGTCGTCAGCGTCAATACGGCGTCAGCAACCTCCCTTAGTTTCAGCTATCCCGATGTGGCTTTCGAGTCTGACCAAGCGGTCATCACGATGGCATCGCCGACGGTCGTCAACGCAGCATCTGCGGTATTACCCGCGGTCGCGTCTTCCCGTGAACTGGGCGCAGGTGTCTGGCTTGTCAATCGTCATTCAAGCCTCGGTACCTTGGGATCGACGCAGACGGCCAAGGAGGCCACGTTGGACTGGATTCGACAGCTGCGCGAGGCTCCCGGCGTCCTCGCTGCTGAGCCTAATTACCAGTTCAGGGCGTTGGCCGTCAGCCCGGAAACCAACCCGCTTTATGGCCGCCAGTGGAATTACCCACTGATCAACTTGCCGGCCGCTTGGCAGGCGGTGGGTACGCCGGGGCAGGGTGTTCGGGTGGCGGTGCTGGACACCGGTATTTTCAGTTCGTCCCCGAACACGGCAAGTGATTGGCACCCTGACCTGGACGATGGCAACTCGAACGGCAATAACGTTGCCCTGGTCACGTCTTATAGCGATTTCGTGACCGGTGAGGCTGACGTTGATGGTGAGCAGGGTCCAGACTACAACCCGGCAAATCCGGGCAACCGACGCGCTGACGCAACGTCGTTCCACGGCACCCACGTCGCGGGAACGATTGCTGCTCTGGACAACAACCATGGCGGCATAGGCGTTGCCCCCGAGGCAACTTTGCTGCCTATCAGGGTGCTGGGCCTGGACGGTATGGGATCACTGAGCGACATCATTGCCGCCATCGATGCGCTCGTGGCACTCGATGAGGCGTCGCGACCGGATATTATGAATTTGAGCCTGGGGACCGAAGCCGCCAGCGTGCAGTTAGAGTCGGCGATACAGCGCGCGGTTGATGCAGGCATCCTGGTCGTGGCCGCAGCGGGGAACCAAGGGACCAGCGAGCGGGTCTATCCCGCAGCTTTCGCAAACACCATTGCGGTTGGTGCCGTGGATGCCGGGCGCCGGCGAGCCAGCTACTCGAGTTTTGGCGATTGGCTTGATCTGGTAGCGCCCGGTGGGGACGCCTCTAGAGACGGGAACAATGATGGCCAGGGCGACGTGATCATCAGTACGTGGGGGTCGGATTCGGGGAACGTGTTTACACCAGCCTATGCGGGGTTGCAGGGTACTTCGATGGCGGCGCCACATGTATCGGGGGTGCTGGCGTTAATGCGACAGCAGGATGAAACCCTGACTCAGCCTGCGATTCTCGGGCTGATCCGACAGGGCGCGCTTACGGATGGGTTGGGTTCGCAGGCAGAATATGGCGCAGGGTTGATCAACGCGCTGAAAGCCGTGAACGCGGCCAATGACGGCATTGGGGCCTTTCTGACGACGTCGCCGTCGTCGCTCCAATTCGGTGGCTCGGTAACCACCGACCAGTTGGCTATCGAGGTTGTACCGTCCAACGATACTGACGCGGTGTTGCCTTCGGTCACGGTCAAGGAAGATTCTGTTCCGGCATGGCTGGACGTGAACCTGTCACAAAGTCAGGGGAACACCCGGTTCCTGAATGCCACGATTAACGATGCCTCGGCGGCCCGCCAAACAGAAATGACCCTTGAGTATAAAAATGCTGCCGGCGATCTGCGGACGTTGGCTATTCCGATCAATGTCCAATTGGGCGACCAGCCTGCGACCCGCAATGCGGGGCGCCATTTCGTGCTTCTGGTGTCTGCCGACGAAGAGCGCGAACCGCTGGCCCAAACAACGGTTGTGGCTCAGAACGGTCGCTATGTGTTCGCCTTCGATGAGGTGCCGGACGGCGAATACTTCCTTGTCGCCGGTACCGATATGGATAACGATGGTTTCATCTGCCAGTCCGGCGAAGCCTGCGCCGAGTACCCGACCAATGGCCTGCCGCAGCCACTCGTTAAAGGCGACGCGCCTCTATCGGGTATCACCCTGACAACCAGCTTTACCCGTCCGTCATTGGAGAGTGCGTCTTTGCCGCGAGCCGGCTTCCGCGGCTACCGATTGCTGTCTGCGGAACCTGAGACCGATCTTCCTCGCGAGGTGTCGCCATGA
- a CDS encoding EAL domain-containing protein, which translates to MSTSVPQYNAEPELEFLTPMLDRHPTGWTASFQGLTLRTALQPIFSISHKRIVGYEALIRAFDTDNASVLPIHLFQLPSSDPENVLLDRLCRYLHIQNFAALKDDINWLFLNVSPRVVATGTHHDSFFGQLLNRIGFPSHRIVVEIVEQPTDDAEQLRDTVNYYKQLGCLTAIDDFGAGHSNFERIWNLAPDIVKLDRQILTRATDDKRARQILNGIVSLLHQSGCLVLLEGVETRDQAMIAIDGGVDFVQGFFFKRPGLELDEVIRSATDFDALLTDYKRNSQDALDPTHEIGLFFEKRFTTAADALRAGKSFREACQPLTAHHTVSRCYLIDERGVQIADTLNSDRLIECFDPRFRPLENTANADWFRQHYLRQALGHPEQLQVTRPYLSVTGAYMCVTLSQAVRHGGELKVLCCDILAG; encoded by the coding sequence ATGTCGACGAGCGTTCCACAATACAACGCCGAGCCCGAGCTGGAGTTCCTCACCCCGATGCTCGACCGCCACCCCACTGGGTGGACGGCCAGTTTCCAGGGACTGACCCTGCGTACCGCTCTGCAGCCAATTTTTAGCATTTCCCACAAACGCATCGTCGGCTATGAGGCGTTGATTCGGGCCTTTGACACGGATAACGCCAGCGTCCTACCTATCCACCTGTTCCAGTTGCCCAGCAGCGATCCGGAGAACGTCCTGCTCGATCGCCTTTGTCGATACCTGCATATCCAGAATTTTGCGGCACTCAAGGATGATATCAACTGGCTGTTCCTGAACGTCTCGCCACGAGTGGTCGCCACCGGCACACATCATGATTCATTTTTCGGCCAGCTACTGAACCGTATCGGCTTTCCATCCCACCGCATCGTCGTCGAAATCGTCGAACAGCCGACTGACGATGCTGAGCAACTGCGCGATACGGTCAACTATTACAAGCAACTGGGATGTCTAACCGCCATCGACGATTTCGGGGCCGGCCATTCCAATTTCGAACGCATATGGAACCTGGCCCCAGACATCGTCAAACTGGACCGCCAGATCCTTACCCGAGCCACCGATGACAAGCGCGCTCGCCAGATACTCAACGGCATCGTGTCGCTGCTGCACCAATCCGGCTGCCTCGTGCTGCTAGAAGGAGTGGAAACTCGGGACCAGGCCATGATCGCCATCGATGGCGGCGTGGACTTTGTGCAGGGCTTCTTCTTCAAGCGTCCGGGGCTGGAATTGGACGAAGTCATCCGGTCGGCTACCGATTTCGATGCGCTTCTGACGGACTATAAGCGCAACAGCCAGGACGCACTCGATCCGACTCACGAGATTGGGCTTTTTTTCGAGAAACGCTTTACGACAGCAGCCGATGCTTTGCGGGCCGGCAAATCCTTCAGAGAGGCCTGTCAGCCTCTCACCGCACACCATACGGTGTCCCGCTGTTACCTGATCGATGAGCGTGGCGTCCAGATAGCAGATACGCTGAACTCGGATCGCCTGATCGAATGCTTCGACCCGCGATTCCGTCCCCTGGAAAATACCGCCAACGCCGATTGGTTCCGCCAGCACTACCTGCGCCAGGCACTGGGCCACCCGGAACAGCTCCAGGTTACCCGTCCCTACCTTTCCGTTACCGGCGCCTATATGTGCGTCACCTTGTCGCAAGCCGTTCGCCACGGCGGCGAATTGAAGGTGCTGTGCTGCGATATCCTCGCCGGCTGA
- a CDS encoding cytochrome b, which yields MARAFLNDNGAFGWTSIVLHWLVAVAVFGLFGLGLYMVELTYYDEWYRLAPHIHKSIGILLLATMVVRVIWRIVSPPPKTLPTHKSWEKASAHAAHALLYVLIFVAMISGYLITTTDGSSIDVFNWFSVPSVTGRQQGMEELAGKVHYWSTWAVVVLAGIHALGALKHHLMDRDETLRRMLGLRPRHSRTR from the coding sequence ATGGCCAGGGCGTTCTTGAATGATAATGGAGCCTTCGGGTGGACGAGTATCGTCCTGCACTGGCTGGTCGCCGTTGCGGTCTTCGGTCTGTTCGGGCTCGGGCTCTATATGGTGGAACTCACCTATTACGATGAGTGGTATCGCCTGGCGCCGCATATTCACAAGAGTATCGGTATCCTGCTACTGGCAACGATGGTCGTCCGGGTTATCTGGCGCATCGTGTCGCCGCCTCCGAAAACGCTACCGACCCATAAGTCGTGGGAGAAAGCCAGCGCCCACGCTGCCCACGCGTTGCTCTACGTTCTCATATTTGTCGCGATGATCAGTGGCTACCTTATTACGACTACAGACGGGTCAAGTATTGATGTCTTCAACTGGTTCTCGGTACCGTCTGTCACCGGTCGCCAACAGGGTATGGAAGAGCTTGCTGGGAAGGTGCATTACTGGTCAACCTGGGCGGTCGTGGTCCTGGCCGGCATCCATGCGTTGGGCGCGCTCAAACATCACTTAATGGATCGGGATGAAACCCTGCGTCGTATGCTGGGGTTGAGGCCTCGGCATTCCCGGACGCGGTGA